From a single Gammaproteobacteria bacterium genomic region:
- a CDS encoding zinc-binding dehydrogenase: protein MKAVVANPAVTGCLEIGDVTAPVADSNEALVAVTSISLNRGELRRAEAAEAGMQIGWDLAGVVQSAARDGSGPPEGTRVVGFSRRMQGWAEQVALPTRDLAAIPDTVSDQDAATLPVAGLTALYALERCERILGNRVLITGASGGVGYFACQLGLLMGGHIVAHLRRPDYADMVRGTGVQEVVVSEHAAGIADQGRFRSIIDGVGGPLLASLIAELEEGGRAILYGVSAGPTTPLAIRDLMFTGDGRVEGFYLYRESEIEYATRGLDRLLQLLADGRLVTHVPVTGSWSSIGETAAGLIARNFPGKAVLTI, encoded by the coding sequence ATGAAAGCAGTCGTTGCAAACCCGGCCGTGACGGGGTGCCTGGAGATCGGGGATGTCACTGCGCCCGTGGCCGATTCGAACGAGGCCCTGGTCGCTGTTACCAGCATCTCACTCAACCGGGGCGAGCTCCGCCGTGCCGAGGCCGCAGAGGCCGGCATGCAGATCGGCTGGGACCTGGCGGGCGTGGTTCAGAGCGCGGCCCGGGATGGCAGCGGCCCGCCCGAAGGCACTCGGGTGGTGGGATTTTCCCGGCGCATGCAGGGCTGGGCGGAACAGGTGGCCCTGCCGACCCGCGACCTTGCGGCGATTCCAGACACGGTCTCCGATCAGGATGCAGCGACCCTGCCGGTCGCCGGGCTCACCGCGCTTTATGCGCTCGAGCGCTGTGAGCGGATTCTCGGCAACCGGGTCCTGATCACGGGCGCCAGTGGCGGGGTCGGCTACTTCGCCTGTCAGCTGGGTCTTCTGATGGGCGGGCACATCGTCGCCCACCTGCGACGGCCGGATTACGCCGACATGGTGCGCGGGACCGGTGTGCAGGAAGTGGTGGTCTCCGAACATGCGGCCGGCATTGCTGATCAGGGCAGGTTCCGATCGATCATCGACGGGGTGGGTGGGCCGCTGCTCGCCAGCCTGATTGCCGAGTTGGAAGAAGGTGGCCGGGCCATTCTCTACGGGGTCAGTGCGGGCCCAACGACCCCGCTCGCCATCAGGGACCTGATGTTTACCGGCGATGGCAGGGTCGAGGGGTTTTACCTGTACCGGGAAAGCGAGATCGAATACGCGACCAGGGGTCTGGACCGCCTGCTGCAGCTGCTGGCCGACGGACGGCTGGTGACGCACGTGCCCGTGACCGGCAGCTGGAGCAGTATCGGCGAGACCGCGGCCGGGCTGATCGCCCGGAATTTCCCAGGCAAAGCGGTGCTGACGATCTGA
- a CDS encoding phytanoyl-CoA dioxygenase family protein has translation MQQPNHKGNHETVDWRPAHDVRKDLGTPPLYDANSNDIATFRNDGVILLRGEFSDWVNQLRAGLQRTLDNPEDYAFPCESVGPDGKGRFFDSYCNWHRIPEYIEYISSSSVASMASQFMESESAQLFHEHVFYKDAGTQTATPWHHDLPYYCVDGWQNVSIYVSLDFTPADTAVRFLAGSHRQKQLYYPRHFLDGSDYVQDDPDMTSVTPLETSFEEVDVRSFELEPGDTLLFHFRTLHGTTAAETKSQRRAISTRWLGDDMVYYERQGETSPPLSDLGVTPGMRMPEDLFPILWPNR, from the coding sequence TTGCAACAGCCAAACCATAAGGGCAACCATGAAACAGTCGATTGGCGCCCAGCCCACGATGTTCGTAAGGATTTAGGTACACCCCCCCTGTACGATGCTAACTCTAATGACATTGCTACTTTTCGAAATGATGGTGTAATACTCCTCCGTGGTGAATTTTCAGATTGGGTTAATCAACTTCGAGCCGGACTGCAGCGTACACTTGATAACCCTGAAGACTACGCTTTTCCCTGCGAAAGTGTTGGACCAGATGGCAAGGGTCGCTTTTTTGACAGTTACTGCAACTGGCATCGTATCCCAGAATATATCGAATACATTTCATCGTCCTCTGTCGCATCGATGGCGAGCCAGTTTATGGAGTCGGAGTCAGCTCAACTATTCCATGAGCACGTGTTCTATAAAGACGCCGGAACCCAGACGGCCACACCATGGCATCACGACCTCCCTTATTACTGTGTAGATGGCTGGCAAAATGTCAGTATCTATGTGTCGCTTGACTTCACCCCAGCAGATACCGCAGTGCGCTTTCTTGCTGGTTCTCATCGGCAAAAGCAACTCTATTACCCTCGTCATTTTCTAGATGGCTCGGATTACGTACAGGACGATCCAGACATGACTTCAGTTACTCCCTTAGAAACAAGCTTCGAGGAAGTGGATGTACGCAGTTTTGAACTAGAACCTGGCGATACTTTGCTTTTTCATTTCCGTACCCTGCATGGTACAACCGCGGCTGAAACGAAAAGTCAGCGCCGAGCTATTTCAACACGCTGGTTGGGCGACGATATGGTCTACTATGAACGGCAAGGTGAAACGTCCCCTCCACTTAGCGATCTAGGTGTAACACCAGGGATGCGGATGCCCGAGGATTTGTTTCCCATTCTGTGGCCAAATCGATAG